GGTACTCTTTTATACGTAGGTGTAGAAGAAGGTGCTGCTGCTGCTGTAGACTCAGTTTTGGCAATTATCGGTAATGAAGGAGAAGATATTTCAGGCTTGACAGGCGGAGCTGCTGCTCCCAGTGCAGGTTCTGAAGAAAAAAAATCAGAAGAACAGCCTAAAGCAGAAGCTGCTCAAACTGTTGCTGCAGAAACTCCGGCAGGTGTAGAACTTATTACAATGCCAAGACTTTCTGATACCATGACAGAGGGGAAAGTGGCTAAATGGCATAAAAATGTAGGCGATACAGTAAAAGAAGGAGACCTTCTTGCTGAAATCGAAACAGATAAAGCAGTACAGGATTTCGAATCCGAATTCAATGGAGTACTATTGAAGCAGGGAGTAGAAGAAGGAGGTGCTGCCCCGGTGGATTCCGTACTGGCTATCATTGGCCCTGCAGGAACAGATGTTTCAGCAGTAGGTGCTGCTCCACAAGCTGCTCCGGCATCAGATAAGCCTGCTGAACAAAAAGCAGAAGCTAAAACTGAAGAGAAAGAGGCTCCGGCTGTAAGCTCTTCATCTTCTGACAGAGTTGCAATTTCTCCATTGGCTAAGAAAATGGCTCAGGATAAAGGAGTTGATATCAACAGTGTTCAGGGTTCTGGTGAAAACGGAAGAATCGTTAAAAAAGATATTGAAAACTATCAGCCTGCTGCTAAACCAGCTGCTTCAGCTCCGGCTGCAAGTGCTGCTGCTGCTCAGGTTGCTGTAAGCTTTGTACAGGGTGAAGATACGGAGACTCCAAACTCTCAGGTAAGAAACGTGATTGCAAAACGTCTTGCTGAAAGTAAATTCTCTGCACCTCACTACTATCTGATGGTTGAGATCAATATGGATAAAGCAATTGAGGCCAGAAAAGAAATCAATTCTATACCAGATACAAAAATTTCATTCAATGACATGATCATTAAAGCTACTGCAATTGCTTTAAGAAAACACCCTCAGGTTAATTCAAGCTGGGCAGGAGATAAGATTATTCACAGAGGAAACATTAATGTGGGTGTAGCGGTAGCTATTCCTGACGGGCTTGTGGTTCCTGTATTGAAGAATACAGATCAGATGAGCTATACTCAGATTTCTGCTTCTGTGAAAGATATGGCTTCAAGAGCTAAGAACAAAGGCCTTAAAGCAAACGAAATGGAAGGATCTACATTCTCTATTTCCAACTTAGGAATGTTCGGAATCGAGACGTTCACCAGTATTATCAACCAGCCTAACTCTGCAATCCTTTCAGTAGGAGCTATTATCGAAAAACCAATCGTGAAGAACGGACAGATCGTAGTAGGAAACACAATGAAGCTTTCATTGGCATGTGACCACAGAGTAGTAGACGGTGCTACCGGTGCTCAATTCTTACAGACATTAAGAACATATTTAGAAAATCCATTAACGCTGTTACTGTAATTTTCCAGATTGAAAATATTAAAACCTCCCAATTTGGGAGGTTTTTGTTTTTTATACCCTTATAAAACTACTTTTTCAGAATTTTTATTTCTTCTTTCAGTTCTTTTAACTACGCTTTCAATTCTACTATTCTTTATTCATATTGCTCTGTCAGTTTTTCTGAAATATTATAATTGATGGTTTTGTTTTGGACCAGACCGTTTCCATGATCACTTGGCAAATTTGAAGAGTCATTGTTAATCAGTACATATCCTTCTTCAGGTTTCATAATCTCTTCCATATTAACAACAGGTTTATATATAGCTACAGGATTCATCCAACAAAAAATACGATAATTTGTTTATATAGTTGAACTAATTGTAGAGTTGGCTGGGGAGATATTTATTTGAAAAAAAAATAGTACACAAATCTCCCGGACCTAAAGAGCACAGTCAATGGTAATCACTGAGCAGAATTGTCCTGGAAATCCTGACAGAACTATATATCTTACGGAAACAGAAGGTTTGATTTTCACGAAACAATAATGAAGAAAATCTTGATATTTTGCTTATCAATTTTGTTTTTGTACGAATTCTAGCATTTGGAGACTGGAAAGACGAACCAAAATAGTTGAAAATATTAATGAAAAGACTTTTTCAAATGGATTAGAAGAATATGATAGTATTAAAATACTAATAAAATATAAGCCGTTTGAAAAAGCGGTTTTTTATTTGCAGGCAATTCACTATTTTTGAATCATGATTAAAGCAAGAAATATCCATAAATCATATGGTAATTTAGAAGTACTGAAAGGAGTTGATATTCATATCAAAATGGGGGAAGTTGTTTCTATTGTTGGAGAATCTGGAGCAGGTAAATCTACATTGCTGCAGATTCTTGGAACTCTTGATCATCCCAGCCAGTCCAATAAATACGATACTGAAATTGCAATAGCCGGAGAATCATTTATCAATATGAATGATAAACAGCTGTCTAAATTCAGAAATCAGAATATTGGTTTTGTATTTCAGTTTCATCAGCTTCTTCCGGAGTTTACAGCACTGGAAAACGTATTGCTTCCGACAAGAATTGCCGGAGCCAATGAGAAAGAAGCACTTGAGAAAGCTTATGCTCTGTTTGAAGATCTGAAGATAGAACAGAGATTGCAGCATAAGCCCAATCAGCTTTCAGGTGGAGAAGCTCAAAGGGTGGCTGTAGCAAGGGCTTTAATCAATTCCCCGAAAATTATTTTTGCAGATGAACCCACGGGTAACCTGGATTCTAAAAATGCAGACGATCTTCACAGGTTGTTTTTCGATCTGAGGGACAAATACAACCAGACTTTTGTAATTGTGACACATAACCCAAACCTTGCGGAGATCACAGACCGGAAGCTTGTGATGAAAGACGGAATGATCATAGAATAACAGCATCCCAGCTTAACCAAATGATGAAACACTTTATTTTCCTTTTTATATCTTTAATTTCCTTTTCAAAAGCTAATTCTCAGCAGTTGAAAACTTTCGATTTGCCCCAGACAAGGGTGGCGGAAGTTAAAAACTACATTAAGGGAAAAGAATATAATCAGGGATTGGCGATTTTTATTAACTTTAAAGTACCTTCCGGAAAATACAGGTATTGCATTTACGACCTGAAGAATGATAAAATAGTACAGAAAGCTGTTGTATCTCATGGCTCAGGCTCTGTACTTCCAGGCTCTGATGTGCTGAAATTCAGTAATACAGATGGTTCTTATCAGTCTTCCCTGGGGAAATACTCAGTTGGGGAAAGTTATATCGGAAAATTTGGAAAAGCATATCGCTTAAAAGGATTAGAATCTTCCAACAGCAATGCAATGCAAAGAGCCATTGTTCTTCATTCGTTTGGATGTATTCCCGATAAAGAATCTCAGTCTCCCGTATGCCTGAGTTTAGGATGTCCAATGCTTTCAGTAAATGCTTTGAAAGAGTCTGCAAAATATATTGATAAGTCAAAACAGCCGATCATTTTGTACGCGTTTTATTAATCACCAATAATTTATTTCCATGACTATAAAATTTCTTGCCAAAGATGACAGACCAAGAGAAAAATTTTTGCAGAAAGGCAAAGATTCACTTTCTGATTCAGAACTGCTGGCCATCATTATGGGAAGTGGAAATAAAGAGGATAGCGTAATAGAGCTGGCAAGAAAGATCCTGACTTCAGTTAACAACAGCTGGCATCAATTGAGTTTGCTTTCAGCTAAGGATCTGATGAAATTTAAAGGAATTGGCGAAGCAAAAGCCATCTCTATTATTTCAGCATTAGAAATAGGACGAAGAAGAGCAGGGCAGGAAATTCCCGAAAAATCTATTATTGAAAATAGCAAAAGTGCTTATTTAGTTCTCAAAAATCAGCTTTCCGATTTAAGAACTGAAGAATTTTGGGCTATTTTACTTAATAATAGTAATAAAGTAATTCATGTTTCACAGCTTACACAAGGAGGGATTAGTCAATCTATTGTAGATGTAAGAATTTTGTTTAAAACAGCTCTGGAGCATTTTTCTACAGGAATTATTATTGCTCACAATCATCCTTCAGGGAGTCTGAAACCAAGCAGGGAAGATATTAGTATCACACAAAAAATAAAAGAAGCAGGAAATTCGTTAAATATTCAGCTTTTAGACCACATTATTATTACTCAGAATTCATATTATAGTTTCTCGGACGCAGGATTGTTATGATTAGAAGATTGAAATACCATGAAATTGATTTTGTAAAATATGCTCATTGTTTAGACCGTTCTGAACAGAGAAAATACAGTGCCTCGAAAGACTTTTTAGATGTTACTTCAGAAAGGCAGTGGGAAGTTTTGGTGTATGGAAATTACGAAGCTGTAATGCCTGTGCCTTACCTGAGAAAATATGGAGTTAAAATTGTACACAATCCAAAGCTTTGCCAGCAATTGGGGGTTTTTTCAGCTAAAGATGATGCTGATCTTAATGAAGCGTTTTTAGAATATCTAAAAAAAAATTACCTGATAAGAATCTATTGTTTTAATGATGATAATCATTTCCGTACAAAAATCCGGATTAAAAAAAATTTTTTACTTTATCCTGATTCTTATGAGGCTATATATGCGAAGTACTCTCCAAAAAGGAAGAGAAAGCTCCGCCTGGATGAGGAAATTCTAAAAGACTCGGAGATCAGGACTATTTCCTATGATAAGGCCAGAACCTTTATAGAAGCCAATACAATAGGAACGGATAAAGACAGTGACTTGTTTGATTTTATGAGGATTTTTGAAAGCTTTTATAATTTAAACACTCTGAAATTCACAGCTTTTTATTATCAGAATAAAATTGTCAATGCAATTGCTACTTATGGAGATCACTCTATGGTCGCTCTTTTAGGAAATTTTAATGATAAAGATTATGTAAAATTATCCGGAGCATCAGTCTTAATTGATCATATACTTAAGGAAGTAATTGAAACTCATATTTTTGATTTTGAAGGAGGAGAATTGCCAAATATTGAAGAGTTTTTCAGGGGTTTTCGTCCAGAATTAAGACCGTATGGAATTATTGAAAATTCAAAAAAGGACCTTCTTAAGAAACTAGGTAGCCTTATTATGGCAGGAAAAGCTTTTTTATAATGAAAAGAGTTGTTTAGATTGGTTCTAATTAAGCAGGATTCCGTAACTTTATACAATACTTATTAAAACAGTTATGCTACAACAGATTCGTCAGTACAAATTTTCATATATGCTATATAACTTATTCAAAAAAAGCAAGTTAAAGCATAATATTCCATTATATAAAAAATACGGAATCAATAAGAGCTATTTTTCCAGTATTTCCAGTAAAGATTTTGCTCACCTTCCTGCTAAAGAAAGAATGGCAGATGATCGTAAGCTGACTGAAACTCCTTTTTACAAAACATTATCAGAAGAAAACAGAGAAAGTGCCCTTCAGTATGATGATAATGGCTATATGATT
This genomic window from Chryseobacterium sp. MEBOG06 contains:
- a CDS encoding pyruvate dehydrogenase complex dihydrolipoamide acetyltransferase, yielding MAEVITMPRLSDTMTEGKVAKWHKKVGDKVKEGDILAEIETDKAVQDFESEINGTLLYVGVEEGAAAAVDSVLAIIGNEGEDISGLTGGAAAPSAGSEEKKSEEQPKAEAAQTVAAETPAGVELITMPRLSDTMTEGKVAKWHKNVGDTVKEGDLLAEIETDKAVQDFESEFNGVLLKQGVEEGGAAPVDSVLAIIGPAGTDVSAVGAAPQAAPASDKPAEQKAEAKTEEKEAPAVSSSSSDRVAISPLAKKMAQDKGVDINSVQGSGENGRIVKKDIENYQPAAKPAASAPAASAAAAQVAVSFVQGEDTETPNSQVRNVIAKRLAESKFSAPHYYLMVEINMDKAIEARKEINSIPDTKISFNDMIIKATAIALRKHPQVNSSWAGDKIIHRGNINVGVAVAIPDGLVVPVLKNTDQMSYTQISASVKDMASRAKNKGLKANEMEGSTFSISNLGMFGIETFTSIINQPNSAILSVGAIIEKPIVKNGQIVVGNTMKLSLACDHRVVDGATGAQFLQTLRTYLENPLTLLL
- a CDS encoding ABC transporter ATP-binding protein — translated: MIKARNIHKSYGNLEVLKGVDIHIKMGEVVSIVGESGAGKSTLLQILGTLDHPSQSNKYDTEIAIAGESFINMNDKQLSKFRNQNIGFVFQFHQLLPEFTALENVLLPTRIAGANEKEALEKAYALFEDLKIEQRLQHKPNQLSGGEAQRVAVARALINSPKIIFADEPTGNLDSKNADDLHRLFFDLRDKYNQTFVIVTHNPNLAEITDRKLVMKDGMIIE
- a CDS encoding murein L,D-transpeptidase catalytic domain-containing protein, with translation MMKHFIFLFISLISFSKANSQQLKTFDLPQTRVAEVKNYIKGKEYNQGLAIFINFKVPSGKYRYCIYDLKNDKIVQKAVVSHGSGSVLPGSDVLKFSNTDGSYQSSLGKYSVGESYIGKFGKAYRLKGLESSNSNAMQRAIVLHSFGCIPDKESQSPVCLSLGCPMLSVNALKESAKYIDKSKQPIILYAFY
- the radC gene encoding RadC family protein encodes the protein MTIKFLAKDDRPREKFLQKGKDSLSDSELLAIIMGSGNKEDSVIELARKILTSVNNSWHQLSLLSAKDLMKFKGIGEAKAISIISALEIGRRRAGQEIPEKSIIENSKSAYLVLKNQLSDLRTEEFWAILLNNSNKVIHVSQLTQGGISQSIVDVRILFKTALEHFSTGIIIAHNHPSGSLKPSREDISITQKIKEAGNSLNIQLLDHIIITQNSYYSFSDAGLL